A stretch of the Siniperca chuatsi isolate FFG_IHB_CAS linkage group LG24, ASM2008510v1, whole genome shotgun sequence genome encodes the following:
- the LOC122871860 gene encoding SLAIN motif-containing protein 1-like isoform X2: MEAAVLNLAMMTEVDCNSNTLNAELEVKKLQELVRKLERQNEQLRTRASGCSGGPHVLPSSPAYMLGNVGGYCLPSPLPTLLCQSSLGSFTPPEDPFDYFLPHIGGDGAAAAGEAEDGSEPSVLDELELLDLNSLSCSDESDETWLYSSSKTRVSPDNSLTPLQWCRQALDCPKTEVEAARRSLSLRLEQVSRWRSSLSSPVPSSSAGPPLSRVAGVSPISASPSAKPLSTPQSSERHAPSLPSPFHPALHRTLSPVGKELSPVAERTPTFFPHNRSRSLRSSALSPQSSMDSDLGASEVEDDSITLGYKLQDLTDVQVMARLQEESLRQDYASTSSVLANRRSQSFTFQLSQLSAGPDLEEEDEEDDEDYGLLPPPQPRLTRLPHSHTFSSIRDWRRSTSSLSTPPSTPSTPPYLSAGFAFQPQPQGLGLGLGSPCAAEQQGFRPGSDKLRRSMPNLVRAPSMPCVPIQTNPSASPSLLRNSQSFDSSSGLARLQSSIPSPGQLQNRVQSVGNFASLSRQPLKATAYVSPTIKGSASMPTSSSLQSLNSSSSGGNSGVGSGIPLLSKPASGGGTLTSTPNTPRSSLPRPASFVGTTSSTPRSKVAQPARSLLTPPKSLSTLSALRDSSWRDGCY; encoded by the exons ATGGAGGCAGCGGTACTGAACCTCGCGATGATGACGGAGGTGGACTGCAACAGCAACACCCTGAACGCCGAGCTGGAGGTGAAGAAGCTGCAGGAGCTGGTCCGGAAACTGGAGCGGCAGAATGAGCAGCTGCGGACCCGGGCGAGCGGCTGCTCTGGCGGCCCGCATGTGCTGCCTTCGTCTCCGGCGTACATGCTGGGCAACGTCGGGGGATACTGCCTCCCCAGCCCGCTGCCCACCCTGCTGTGTCAGTCGTCCTTGGGGTCATTCACTCCCCCGGAGGATCCTTTCGACTATTTCCTCCCGCACATAGGCGGGGATGGAGCGGCTGCTGCGGGGGAGGCGGAGGACGGATCCGAGCCGTCGGTTCTGGATGAGCTGGAACTTTTGGACTTGAATTCTCTGTCCTGCTCAGATGAGTCTGATGAAACATG GTTGTATTCGTCATCAAAAACCAGAGTCTCCCCAGATAACTCCCTCACACCTCTGCAGTGGTGCCGGCAGGCTCTGGACTGTCCCAAAACAGAGGTGGAGGCCGCCAGGCGATCGCTGTCCCTTCGACTGGAACAAG TCTCCAGGTGGCGTAGCTCCCTGTCCAGCCCCgtcccctcctcctccgccgGCCCTCCTCTGAGTCGAGTAGCCGGCGTGTCACCCATCAGTGCTTCCCCTTCAGCCAAACCCCTCTCCACCCCCCAGTCGTCTGAAAGACATG CTCCATCTCTCCCCTCCCCGTTCCACCCGGCCCTCCATCGGACACTGAGCCCTGTAGGGAAGGAGCTCTCCCCTGTAGCTGAGAGGACTCCCACGTTCTTCCCTCACAACCGCA GCCGCAGCCTCCGGTCCTCAGCCCTCAGCCCTCAGTCATCCATGGATAGTGACCTCGGTGCTTCAGAGGTGGAGGACGACTCCATCACTTTGGGATACAAACTGCAAGACCTCACTGACGTCCAGGTCATGGCCCGACTGCAGGAGGAGA GTCTAAGACAGGACTACGCCAGCACGTCGTCCGTCCTGGCCAACCGCCGCAGCCAGAGCTTCACCTTCCAGCTCAGCCAGCTCAGCGCCGGCCCCGAcctggaggaggaagacgaggaggacGACGAAGACTACGGCCTCCTGCCCCCACCACAGCCACGCCTCACCCGCCTGCCGCACTCCCACACCTTCTCCAGCATCCGAGACTGGCGAAGAAGCACAAGTTCCCTCTCCACCCCTCCTTCCACCCCCTCCACGCCTCCGTACCTTTCCGCTGGGTTCGCCTTTCAACCTCAGCCCCAGGGACTGGGACTGGGACTGGGCAGCCCCTGCGCAGCCGAGCAGCAGGGCTTCAGACCAGGATCAG atAAGCTGCGGAGGAGCATGCCTAACCTTGTCAGAGCTCCCAGCATGCCTTGTGTGCCCATTCAAACCAATCCTAGTGCTTCCCCTTCTTTGCTTCGTAACAGCCAGAGTTTTGATTCATCCAGTGGGCTGGCCCGACTGCAGTCCTCCA TCCCCTCCCCAGGTCAGCTACAGAACAGGGTCCAAAGTGTTGGGAACTTCGCCTCGTTGTCACGGCAACCACTGAAGGCCACTGCCTACGTAAGTCCCACCATCAAGGGCTCGGCCTCAATGCCGACCTCCTCCAGCCTCCAGTCcctgaacagcagcagcagcgggggTAACAGCGGGGTCGGCAGTGGGATCCCTCTGCTCAGTAAACCGGCTAGTGGAGGGGGGACGCTCACTTCCACCCCAAACACTCCCCGCAGCAGCCTGCCCCGCCCCGCCTCCTTTGTTGGCACCACAAGCTCCACCCCCCGCAGCAAGGTGGCCCAACCAGCGCGAAG TTTACTGACACCTCCAAAGAGCTTGTCCACCCTCAGTGCCCTTCGTGACAGCTCCTGGAGAGACGGCTGCTACTGA
- the mrps9 gene encoding 28S ribosomal protein S9, mitochondrial, translating into MAASCVRTVGPFLGKCGNYSSSINTVTSQLSRQVLSRQICVSSALHRKNLAAAGPEKFTVEFIQKQVEDFNIGKRHLANMMGEEPENFTQEDIDRSIAYLFPSGLFEKKARPLMKHPEEIFPRQKAVQWGADGRPFNCLFYTGKQSYYSLMHEMYGKILNIEKYQDRLRTKGLFTRDVKQISLGTSRWLTKEELEALLVETISTHDYNRFIQLMERLLSMPYCATEQEFVLRYRRQLEALSRKQMVPPLERDDRGVAFSTSEGRRKTSNSSVVLRDCGSGRITINSQDYLHYFPILQDREQLMFPLQFMGVLGRFDLECTVSGGGRASQAGALRLAISSALLSFLSEGEVETMRQAGLLTPDPRVRERKKPGQEGARKKFTWKKR; encoded by the exons ATGGCGGCGTCCTGTGTGCGAACCGTGGGACCGTTCCTCGGAAAATGTGGGAATTACAGCTCGAGTATAAACACAGTCACGTCGCAGTTAAGCCGACAG GTTCTGAGCAGGCAGATATGTGTGAGCTCTGCCCTCCACAGAAAGAACCTGGCGGCTGCAGGGCCAGAAAAGTTCACGGTGGAGTTCATCCAGAAGCAGGTGGAGGATTTTAACATCGGGAAACGGCACCTGGCCAACATGATGGGAGAAGAGCCCGAGAACTTCACCCAGGAGGACATAGAT AGGAGCATAGCCTACCTCTTCCCCTCCGGCCTGTTTGAGAAGAAAGCCCGGCCCCTCATGAAG CATCCAGAGGAAATATTTCCAAGGCAAAAAG CCGTCCAGTGGGGAGCGGACGGACGGCCATTCAACTGCTTGTTTTACACCGGCAAACAGTCCTACTACTCTCTGATGCAT GAAATGTACGGCAAAATCCTGAACATAGAGAAGTACCAAGATCGTCTGAGAACCAAGGGTCTCTTCACCCGGGACGTCAAGCAGAT CTCTCTAGGCACAAGCAGGTGGCTCACAAAGGAGGAACTGGAGGCGTTGCTGGTCGAGACCATCTCCACGCATGAT TACAATCGCTTCATCCAGCTGATGGAGCGCCTGCTGTCCATGCCCTACTGCGCCACGGAGCAGGAGTTTGTCCTGCGTTACCGCCGGCAACTGGAGGCCCTGTCCAGGAAGCAAATGGTGCCGCCACTGGAGAGAGATGACAGGGGCGTGGCCTTTAGCACCTCAGAGG GTCGGAGAAAGACGTCCAACTCCTCTGTGGTTCTTCGAGACTGCGGCTCCGGACGCATCACCATCAACAGCCAAGACTACCTGCACTACTTCCCCATACTGCAAGACAG agAGCAGCTGATGTTCCCGCTGCAGTTCATGGGCGTGCTGGGACGCTTTGACCTGGAGTGCACCGTGAGCGGCGGCGGGCGGGCCAGCCAGGCGGGGGCGCTGCGGCTCGCCATCTCCAGTGCCCTGCTCAGCTTCCTGTCTGAGGGAGAGGTGGAGACCATGAGACAAG CTGGTTTGCTGACCCCCGACCcgagagtgagggagaggaagaagccGGGCCAGGAGGGAGCAAGAAAGAAATTCACCTGGAAGAAACGCTGA
- the LOC122871860 gene encoding SLAIN motif-containing protein 1-like isoform X4, whose amino-acid sequence MEAAVLNLAMMTEVDCNSNTLNAELEVKKLQELVRKLERQNEQLRTRASGCSGGPHVLPSSPAYMLGNVGGYCLPSPLPTLLCQSSLGSFTPPEDPFDYFLPHIGGDGAAAAGEAEDGSEPSVLDELELLDLNSLSCSDESDETWLYSSSKTRVSPDNSLTPLQWCRQALDCPKTEVEAARRSLSLRLEQVSRWRSSLSSPVPSSSAGPPLSRVAGVSPISASPSAKPLSTPQSSERHAPSLPSPFHPALHRTLSPVGKELSPVAERTPTFFPHNRSRSLRSSALSPQSSMDSDLGASEVEDDSITLGYKLQDLTDVQVMARLQEESLRQDYASTSSVLANRRSQSFTFQLSQLSAGPDLEEEDEEDDEDYGLLPPPQPRLTRLPHSHTFSSIRDWRRSTSSLSTPPSTPSTPPYLSAGFAFQPQPQGLGLGLGSPCAAEQQGFRPGSVGRIVLGKLHHGVQPNMRISCGGACLTLSELPACLVCPFKPILVLPLLCFVTARVLIHPVGWPDCSPPSPPQVSYRTGSKVLGTSPRCHGNH is encoded by the exons ATGGAGGCAGCGGTACTGAACCTCGCGATGATGACGGAGGTGGACTGCAACAGCAACACCCTGAACGCCGAGCTGGAGGTGAAGAAGCTGCAGGAGCTGGTCCGGAAACTGGAGCGGCAGAATGAGCAGCTGCGGACCCGGGCGAGCGGCTGCTCTGGCGGCCCGCATGTGCTGCCTTCGTCTCCGGCGTACATGCTGGGCAACGTCGGGGGATACTGCCTCCCCAGCCCGCTGCCCACCCTGCTGTGTCAGTCGTCCTTGGGGTCATTCACTCCCCCGGAGGATCCTTTCGACTATTTCCTCCCGCACATAGGCGGGGATGGAGCGGCTGCTGCGGGGGAGGCGGAGGACGGATCCGAGCCGTCGGTTCTGGATGAGCTGGAACTTTTGGACTTGAATTCTCTGTCCTGCTCAGATGAGTCTGATGAAACATG GTTGTATTCGTCATCAAAAACCAGAGTCTCCCCAGATAACTCCCTCACACCTCTGCAGTGGTGCCGGCAGGCTCTGGACTGTCCCAAAACAGAGGTGGAGGCCGCCAGGCGATCGCTGTCCCTTCGACTGGAACAAG TCTCCAGGTGGCGTAGCTCCCTGTCCAGCCCCgtcccctcctcctccgccgGCCCTCCTCTGAGTCGAGTAGCCGGCGTGTCACCCATCAGTGCTTCCCCTTCAGCCAAACCCCTCTCCACCCCCCAGTCGTCTGAAAGACATG CTCCATCTCTCCCCTCCCCGTTCCACCCGGCCCTCCATCGGACACTGAGCCCTGTAGGGAAGGAGCTCTCCCCTGTAGCTGAGAGGACTCCCACGTTCTTCCCTCACAACCGCA GCCGCAGCCTCCGGTCCTCAGCCCTCAGCCCTCAGTCATCCATGGATAGTGACCTCGGTGCTTCAGAGGTGGAGGACGACTCCATCACTTTGGGATACAAACTGCAAGACCTCACTGACGTCCAGGTCATGGCCCGACTGCAGGAGGAGA GTCTAAGACAGGACTACGCCAGCACGTCGTCCGTCCTGGCCAACCGCCGCAGCCAGAGCTTCACCTTCCAGCTCAGCCAGCTCAGCGCCGGCCCCGAcctggaggaggaagacgaggaggacGACGAAGACTACGGCCTCCTGCCCCCACCACAGCCACGCCTCACCCGCCTGCCGCACTCCCACACCTTCTCCAGCATCCGAGACTGGCGAAGAAGCACAAGTTCCCTCTCCACCCCTCCTTCCACCCCCTCCACGCCTCCGTACCTTTCCGCTGGGTTCGCCTTTCAACCTCAGCCCCAGGGACTGGGACTGGGACTGGGCAGCCCCTGCGCAGCCGAGCAGCAGGGCTTCAGACCAGGATCAG TTGGGCGTATTGTTTTGGGGAAACTTCATCATGGCGTCCAGCCGAATATGAGA atAAGCTGCGGAGGAGCATGCCTAACCTTGTCAGAGCTCCCAGCATGCCTTGTGTGCCCATTCAAACCAATCCTAGTGCTTCCCCTTCTTTGCTTCGTAACAGCCAGAGTTTTGATTCATCCAGTGGGCTGGCCCGACTGCAGTCCTCCA TCCCCTCCCCAGGTCAGCTACAGAACAGGGTCCAAAGTGTTGGGAACTTCGCCTCGTTGTCACGGCAACCACTGA
- the LOC122871860 gene encoding SLAIN motif-containing protein 1-like isoform X1: protein MEAAVLNLAMMTEVDCNSNTLNAELEVKKLQELVRKLERQNEQLRTRASGCSGGPHVLPSSPAYMLGNVGGYCLPSPLPTLLCQSSLGSFTPPEDPFDYFLPHIGGDGAAAAGEAEDGSEPSVLDELELLDLNSLSCSDESDETWLYSSSKTRVSPDNSLTPLQWCRQALDCPKTEVEAARRSLSLRLEQVSRWRSSLSSPVPSSSAGPPLSRVAGVSPISASPSAKPLSTPQSSERHAPSLPSPFHPALHRTLSPVGKELSPVAERTPTFFPHNRSRSLRSSALSPQSSMDSDLGASEVEDDSITLGYKLQDLTDVQVMARLQEESLRQDYASTSSVLANRRSQSFTFQLSQLSAGPDLEEEDEEDDEDYGLLPPPQPRLTRLPHSHTFSSIRDWRRSTSSLSTPPSTPSTPPYLSAGFAFQPQPQGLGLGLGSPCAAEQQGFRPGSAEYENKLRRSMPNLVRAPSMPCVPIQTNPSASPSLLRNSQSFDSSSGLARLQSSIPSPGQLQNRVQSVGNFASLSRQPLKATAYVSPTIKGSASMPTSSSLQSLNSSSSGGNSGVGSGIPLLSKPASGGGTLTSTPNTPRSSLPRPASFVGTTSSTPRSKVAQPARSLLTPPKSLSTLSALRDSSWRDGCY, encoded by the exons ATGGAGGCAGCGGTACTGAACCTCGCGATGATGACGGAGGTGGACTGCAACAGCAACACCCTGAACGCCGAGCTGGAGGTGAAGAAGCTGCAGGAGCTGGTCCGGAAACTGGAGCGGCAGAATGAGCAGCTGCGGACCCGGGCGAGCGGCTGCTCTGGCGGCCCGCATGTGCTGCCTTCGTCTCCGGCGTACATGCTGGGCAACGTCGGGGGATACTGCCTCCCCAGCCCGCTGCCCACCCTGCTGTGTCAGTCGTCCTTGGGGTCATTCACTCCCCCGGAGGATCCTTTCGACTATTTCCTCCCGCACATAGGCGGGGATGGAGCGGCTGCTGCGGGGGAGGCGGAGGACGGATCCGAGCCGTCGGTTCTGGATGAGCTGGAACTTTTGGACTTGAATTCTCTGTCCTGCTCAGATGAGTCTGATGAAACATG GTTGTATTCGTCATCAAAAACCAGAGTCTCCCCAGATAACTCCCTCACACCTCTGCAGTGGTGCCGGCAGGCTCTGGACTGTCCCAAAACAGAGGTGGAGGCCGCCAGGCGATCGCTGTCCCTTCGACTGGAACAAG TCTCCAGGTGGCGTAGCTCCCTGTCCAGCCCCgtcccctcctcctccgccgGCCCTCCTCTGAGTCGAGTAGCCGGCGTGTCACCCATCAGTGCTTCCCCTTCAGCCAAACCCCTCTCCACCCCCCAGTCGTCTGAAAGACATG CTCCATCTCTCCCCTCCCCGTTCCACCCGGCCCTCCATCGGACACTGAGCCCTGTAGGGAAGGAGCTCTCCCCTGTAGCTGAGAGGACTCCCACGTTCTTCCCTCACAACCGCA GCCGCAGCCTCCGGTCCTCAGCCCTCAGCCCTCAGTCATCCATGGATAGTGACCTCGGTGCTTCAGAGGTGGAGGACGACTCCATCACTTTGGGATACAAACTGCAAGACCTCACTGACGTCCAGGTCATGGCCCGACTGCAGGAGGAGA GTCTAAGACAGGACTACGCCAGCACGTCGTCCGTCCTGGCCAACCGCCGCAGCCAGAGCTTCACCTTCCAGCTCAGCCAGCTCAGCGCCGGCCCCGAcctggaggaggaagacgaggaggacGACGAAGACTACGGCCTCCTGCCCCCACCACAGCCACGCCTCACCCGCCTGCCGCACTCCCACACCTTCTCCAGCATCCGAGACTGGCGAAGAAGCACAAGTTCCCTCTCCACCCCTCCTTCCACCCCCTCCACGCCTCCGTACCTTTCCGCTGGGTTCGCCTTTCAACCTCAGCCCCAGGGACTGGGACTGGGACTGGGCAGCCCCTGCGCAGCCGAGCAGCAGGGCTTCAGACCAGGATCAG CCGAATATGAGA atAAGCTGCGGAGGAGCATGCCTAACCTTGTCAGAGCTCCCAGCATGCCTTGTGTGCCCATTCAAACCAATCCTAGTGCTTCCCCTTCTTTGCTTCGTAACAGCCAGAGTTTTGATTCATCCAGTGGGCTGGCCCGACTGCAGTCCTCCA TCCCCTCCCCAGGTCAGCTACAGAACAGGGTCCAAAGTGTTGGGAACTTCGCCTCGTTGTCACGGCAACCACTGAAGGCCACTGCCTACGTAAGTCCCACCATCAAGGGCTCGGCCTCAATGCCGACCTCCTCCAGCCTCCAGTCcctgaacagcagcagcagcgggggTAACAGCGGGGTCGGCAGTGGGATCCCTCTGCTCAGTAAACCGGCTAGTGGAGGGGGGACGCTCACTTCCACCCCAAACACTCCCCGCAGCAGCCTGCCCCGCCCCGCCTCCTTTGTTGGCACCACAAGCTCCACCCCCCGCAGCAAGGTGGCCCAACCAGCGCGAAG TTTACTGACACCTCCAAAGAGCTTGTCCACCCTCAGTGCCCTTCGTGACAGCTCCTGGAGAGACGGCTGCTACTGA
- the LOC122871860 gene encoding SLAIN motif-containing protein 1-like isoform X3 has translation MEAAVLNLAMMTEVDCNSNTLNAELEVKKLQELVRKLERQNEQLRTRASGCSGGPHVLPSSPAYMLGNVGGYCLPSPLPTLLCQSSLGSFTPPEDPFDYFLPHIGGDGAAAAGEAEDGSEPSVLDELELLDLNSLSCSDESDETWLYSSSKTRVSPDNSLTPLQWCRQALDCPKTEVEAARRSLSLRLEQVSRWRSSLSSPVPSSSAGPPLSRVAGVSPISASPSAKPLSTPQSSERHAPSLPSPFHPALHRTLSPVGKELSPVAERTPTFFPHNRSRSLRSSALSPQSSMDSDLGASEVEDDSITLGYKLQDLTDVQVMARLQEENLRAHRYFSFINPRRSKTGLRQHVVRPGQPPQPELHLPAQPAQRRPRPGGGRRGGRRRLRPPAPTTATPHPPAALPHLLQHPRLAKKHKFPLHPSFHPLHASVPFRWVRLSTSAPGTGTGTGQPLRSRAAGLQTRISQSFDSSSGLARLQSSIPSPGQLQNRVQSVGNFASLSRQPLKATAYVSPTIKGSASMPTSSSLQSLNSSSSGGNSGVGSGIPLLSKPASGGGTLTSTPNTPRSSLPRPASFVGTTSSTPRSKVAQPARSLLTPPKSLSTLSALRDSSWRDGCY, from the exons ATGGAGGCAGCGGTACTGAACCTCGCGATGATGACGGAGGTGGACTGCAACAGCAACACCCTGAACGCCGAGCTGGAGGTGAAGAAGCTGCAGGAGCTGGTCCGGAAACTGGAGCGGCAGAATGAGCAGCTGCGGACCCGGGCGAGCGGCTGCTCTGGCGGCCCGCATGTGCTGCCTTCGTCTCCGGCGTACATGCTGGGCAACGTCGGGGGATACTGCCTCCCCAGCCCGCTGCCCACCCTGCTGTGTCAGTCGTCCTTGGGGTCATTCACTCCCCCGGAGGATCCTTTCGACTATTTCCTCCCGCACATAGGCGGGGATGGAGCGGCTGCTGCGGGGGAGGCGGAGGACGGATCCGAGCCGTCGGTTCTGGATGAGCTGGAACTTTTGGACTTGAATTCTCTGTCCTGCTCAGATGAGTCTGATGAAACATG GTTGTATTCGTCATCAAAAACCAGAGTCTCCCCAGATAACTCCCTCACACCTCTGCAGTGGTGCCGGCAGGCTCTGGACTGTCCCAAAACAGAGGTGGAGGCCGCCAGGCGATCGCTGTCCCTTCGACTGGAACAAG TCTCCAGGTGGCGTAGCTCCCTGTCCAGCCCCgtcccctcctcctccgccgGCCCTCCTCTGAGTCGAGTAGCCGGCGTGTCACCCATCAGTGCTTCCCCTTCAGCCAAACCCCTCTCCACCCCCCAGTCGTCTGAAAGACATG CTCCATCTCTCCCCTCCCCGTTCCACCCGGCCCTCCATCGGACACTGAGCCCTGTAGGGAAGGAGCTCTCCCCTGTAGCTGAGAGGACTCCCACGTTCTTCCCTCACAACCGCA GCCGCAGCCTCCGGTCCTCAGCCCTCAGCCCTCAGTCATCCATGGATAGTGACCTCGGTGCTTCAGAGGTGGAGGACGACTCCATCACTTTGGGATACAAACTGCAAGACCTCACTGACGTCCAGGTCATGGCCCGACTGCAGGAGGAGA ATCTCAGAGCTCATCGCTACTTCAGCTTCATTAACCCCAGGAG GTCTAAGACAGGACTACGCCAGCACGTCGTCCGTCCTGGCCAACCGCCGCAGCCAGAGCTTCACCTTCCAGCTCAGCCAGCTCAGCGCCGGCCCCGAcctggaggaggaagacgaggaggacGACGAAGACTACGGCCTCCTGCCCCCACCACAGCCACGCCTCACCCGCCTGCCGCACTCCCACACCTTCTCCAGCATCCGAGACTGGCGAAGAAGCACAAGTTCCCTCTCCACCCCTCCTTCCACCCCCTCCACGCCTCCGTACCTTTCCGCTGGGTTCGCCTTTCAACCTCAGCCCCAGGGACTGGGACTGGGACTGGGCAGCCCCTGCGCAGCCGAGCAGCAGGGCTTCAGACCAGGATCAG CCAGAGTTTTGATTCATCCAGTGGGCTGGCCCGACTGCAGTCCTCCA TCCCCTCCCCAGGTCAGCTACAGAACAGGGTCCAAAGTGTTGGGAACTTCGCCTCGTTGTCACGGCAACCACTGAAGGCCACTGCCTACGTAAGTCCCACCATCAAGGGCTCGGCCTCAATGCCGACCTCCTCCAGCCTCCAGTCcctgaacagcagcagcagcgggggTAACAGCGGGGTCGGCAGTGGGATCCCTCTGCTCAGTAAACCGGCTAGTGGAGGGGGGACGCTCACTTCCACCCCAAACACTCCCCGCAGCAGCCTGCCCCGCCCCGCCTCCTTTGTTGGCACCACAAGCTCCACCCCCCGCAGCAAGGTGGCCCAACCAGCGCGAAG TTTACTGACACCTCCAAAGAGCTTGTCCACCCTCAGTGCCCTTCGTGACAGCTCCTGGAGAGACGGCTGCTACTGA